The genomic region CTTTCAAAAGAAAATGCGTGTTTTATGGAGAAAAGTATGGTTTAATTGACGAAGAAGCGGTATTTTCTCGTTTTTTGTCATTATATGAACATTGGGTTTTTGGTAAAAAGGGATTCCCTTTTTGTAAAAAACCTCATCTAAGCTAACGAAAAGGGAGATTTAAGACATGCACGTTCGTTCCTTTCAGTTGAGTGATGCAAGCCAGATGACGGAGCTTCTCCAGGTTGCACTATCGGAAGAGTGTTATGAGAACACGATGGGCCCGTTTGCCCGTCAATTGTCATGGGATTCTGACCTGATCATGGTTGCGGAAGAAGAGGGAGACCTCGTAGGCGCTTTGATCGGTACGATTGATCACAACCAGGGTTGTATCTACCGTATTGCGGTACATCCAGACTATCGTCGCCGTGGAGTCGGCAAAACACTTGTCGAGGCTATGGAACAGCGGTTCCAGCAGCGTAAAGTCAGCCAGGTATGGGTGGCGGGTGATGAGCACAACAAAGTAGCCATGCCTCTATATGAAGCAATGGGTTACGGTGCCAATCAGATTATGAGCGCTTTCCAGACTCTTAGTATTTTGTCCAAAGCTTAGTTTGCATGTTTAAAAAGAAATAAAAAAAGATTTTCATTTCATATTAGGCATATCTCTTTAACGTGTAAGAACGTGAGGGATGTGCCTTTCTATTTATATGAGTGTTCTTCACGTCATATTCCTCTGGTTCCCTCATTTTATGAACATGCTTCGGAGTCTCCGAATTCTATTTAAATTAACGCGACTATCCCGGCTGTATTCACGATAACGAAGGTATTGGTGCTCATAACCAATTGTTTCACTCTCCCAAATGAAGTAGACTGAAAGGGAGTATGGTCACCATGTTACAAGTTTAATTCAACTATTTAATAAATGAGGTGTCCCTTTGAATTCCAATAATTATTCAATGGAACATGTGACTTCCGAGCAACGTAATGAACCGTCAAAGCCTGAACAACCGGGGAAATCCTGGGTGGTCGAGCTGTGGGACTGGGTCAAAACGATTGTTGTTGCTTTTGTAATCATGATGCTGCTGAACCTGTTTGTGTTTAATCTGTCAATGGTCAAGGGACAGTCCATGCAGCCGACACTGGTTGAGCGAGATCGCCTTTTCGTCAACAAAATCGTATACCATCTGGGTACTCCTTCCCGATCAGATGTGATTGTACTTCGTGATCCAAGTGAAGGTGTAGAGAAGAAGGATTTTCTGGTGAAACGGATCGTTGGACTTCCGGGAGATACAATTGAGGTCAGGGATCACCATCTATATGTGAACGGCGAGCAACAAGCGGAAACGTACACTGATATTGAAGTGCAGGACCCTGATTTTGGCCCAATCACATTGGAGCCGGATCATTTCTTCGTGATGGGGGATAATCGTCATGAAGGCAAAAGTAAGGATAGCCGAGTATTTGGCAGTATTACATCTGATGAAATTGTAGGCAAGGCTGAATTTATTTTCTGGCCATTCTCTGAATTGAAGAAATTGTAAAATGATTACAGCACAACAACTTCAGAGCGCATATTGCGTTAAAACATATAGACTCGTTCCGTTTGAATTCAATTATGCAAGGCATATATAGAAATTAACGCCTGTCCTCTTACGTGAGGCGGGCGTTCACTATTTACGGAATAAGTGTCGGAAGAAGAGAGGAAAGAGAAATGACGAGCGTACAGACCGGGGCAGCACATGCAGCCTCCGTATGGGAAAAGTTAAAGCAGGAGATCAAGGCAGCTGGCCCCGGACTGGGCATTGATGATATCGGATTTGCTTCGGCAGAGCCCTTCGTAACGCTAAAATCCATACTGGAACAGCATCGGGCTAAAGGGTACGAGTCCGGATTCGAAGAGCCTGATCTTGAGAAAAGGGTTCGTCCAGAGTTGAAGGATGGTGAGCCTGCTTCACTCATAGCGATAGCTGTGGCCTATCCATCCAAGATGGTGAATCCGCCGAAGTCGGAGCCGGGAGCCTACCGGGGGATTTTTGCCCGCTCCGCGTGGGGGCAGGATTATCATCAGGTTCTGCGTACAGCGATGGACAAATTGGTTAATTTCATAAAGGAACGCGTACCTGAAGCGATGATCGAAAGCATGGTAGACACAGGTGCGTTGGTGGATCGTGCGGTATCCCAGCGTGCGGGGATTGGTTTTAGCGCCAAAAACTGTGCGATTATCTCACCCAAATTCGGATCATGGATTTTCCTCGGAGAACTGGTGACGAATATTCCGTTTCAGCCGGACACCCCTGTGACCGAGGACTGCGGTGAATGTACGAAATGTATCGATGCCTGTCCAACAGGAGCATTAGTGGGGCCTGGACAGTTGAATTCACAGCGGTGTATTTCGTTTGTAACCCAGACCAAAGGGTTCGTGGATGAAGAATTTATGCTGAAAATTGGCAACCGTCTATACGGTTGTGATACGTGTCAGATTGTTTGTCCGAAGAATCGGGGCAAGAACTGGGATCACCATCCCGAGTTTCATCCTGATCCGGAGATTGTGAAGCCGCTGCTGCTACCACTTCTGGACATCGGTAACCGGGAATTCAAGGAACGTTTCGGTCA from Paenibacillus sp. FSL R5-0341 harbors:
- a CDS encoding GNAT family N-acetyltransferase codes for the protein MHVRSFQLSDASQMTELLQVALSEECYENTMGPFARQLSWDSDLIMVAEEEGDLVGALIGTIDHNQGCIYRIAVHPDYRRRGVGKTLVEAMEQRFQQRKVSQVWVAGDEHNKVAMPLYEAMGYGANQIMSAFQTLSILSKA
- the lepB gene encoding signal peptidase I, with product MNSNNYSMEHVTSEQRNEPSKPEQPGKSWVVELWDWVKTIVVAFVIMMLLNLFVFNLSMVKGQSMQPTLVERDRLFVNKIVYHLGTPSRSDVIVLRDPSEGVEKKDFLVKRIVGLPGDTIEVRDHHLYVNGEQQAETYTDIEVQDPDFGPITLEPDHFFVMGDNRHEGKSKDSRVFGSITSDEIVGKAEFIFWPFSELKKL